GAAACCCTTTGCTTACCTCAAGCAAAAGTACCTGTTACGCTAACCATATAGATTTGCTTGCAAAGGCGCTCATGTCGGAAATATTTGCCACTACTGGAACCATCGCCGCGATCGCAACTGCTGTTGTCCCGCAACAGGGTAGCGTGGGTATTGTGCGGGTATCTGGTTCCCAAGCGATCGCGATCGCCAAAACGCTCTTTCATGCACCTGGGCGTCAGGTTTGGGAAAGTCACCGCATTCTCTACGGCTACATCCGTCACCCGAAGACACAAAAGTTGGTGGATGAAGCTTTGTTGTTGATTATGCAATCACCCCGTTCTTACACCCGTGAAGATGTGGTGGAATTCCATTGTCACGGCGGAATTATGGCAGTGCAGCAGGTGTTGCAATTATGTTTGGAAAATGGCGCAAGACTGGCACAGCCAGGAGAATTTACACTCCGTGCCTTTTTGAATGGGCGATTAGATTTGACACAAGCCGAAGGTATTGCTGATTTGGTGGGAGCGCGATCGCCGCAAGCTGCTCAAACTGCTTTAGCTGGTTTACAAGGTAAATTAGCTCATCCAATTCGCCAGTTACGCGCTAACTGTTTGGATATTTTGGCAGAAATCGAAGCGCGGATCGATTTTGAGGAAGACTTACCTCCGCTGGATGATAAAGCTATAATATCAGCAATTGAGAACATTGCCGCAGAAATTACTAAGTTATTAGCAACTAAAGACAAAGGCGAACTGTTACGCACAGGTTTAAAAGTAGCAATTGTTGGGCGACCAAATGTAGGGAAATCAAGCTTGCTGAACGCTTGGAGCAGGAGCGATCGCGCCATCGTCACCGATTTACCTGGAACCACCCGCGATGTTGTGGAATCGCAGTTAGTTGTCGGTGGTATTCCCGTGCAGGTGCTAGATACTGCGGGGATTCGCGAAACCACAGACCAGGTAGAAAAAATTGGCGTCGAGCGATCGCGCCGTGCTGCCAGTGCAGCCGATCTAGTGCTGTTAACCATTGATGCTGCCGCAGGTTGGACGGAAGGCGATCGGGAAATTTACGAACAGGTACAACACCGTCCATTGATTTTAGTAATTAACAAAATTGATTTAGTAAAAGAAAGCGTAAAAAATTCTCTGCAATCGAAAACCCTAAATTTTAAACATCAAATTTTTACCGCAGCAGCACAGAACCTAGGTATTGAAGATTTAGAAACAGCAATTTTAGAGATAGTGCAAGCTGGTAAAGTTCATGCTGCCGATCTAGATTTAGCAATTAACCAAAGACAAGCAGCAGCCTTAACAAAAGCCAAGATTTCTCTAGAGCAAGTGCAGTATACAATTACTCAA
The genomic region above belongs to Calothrix sp. NIES-2098 and contains:
- a CDS encoding tRNA modification GTPase TrmE; protein product: MSEIFATTGTIAAIATAVVPQQGSVGIVRVSGSQAIAIAKTLFHAPGRQVWESHRILYGYIRHPKTQKLVDEALLLIMQSPRSYTREDVVEFHCHGGIMAVQQVLQLCLENGARLAQPGEFTLRAFLNGRLDLTQAEGIADLVGARSPQAAQTALAGLQGKLAHPIRQLRANCLDILAEIEARIDFEEDLPPLDDKAIISAIENIAAEITKLLATKDKGELLRTGLKVAIVGRPNVGKSSLLNAWSRSDRAIVTDLPGTTRDVVESQLVVGGIPVQVLDTAGIRETTDQVEKIGVERSRRAASAADLVLLTIDAAAGWTEGDREIYEQVQHRPLILVINKIDLVKESVKNSLQSKTLNFKHQIFTAAAQNLGIEDLETAILEIVQAGKVHAADLDLAINQRQAAALTKAKISLEQVQYTITQQLPLDFWTIDLRDAVYALGEITGEEVTESVLDRIFSRFCIGK